From the genome of Yersinia enterocolitica, one region includes:
- a CDS encoding inorganic triphosphatase, with the protein MTVEIELKFIATPAAIAALPERLTSWRSQHSAPQTLTNIYFETADKRLRQHDIGLRIRGYDGRYEMTVKTGGKVVGGLHQRPEYNVDIDSDQLDLARFPADIWPNGWVIETLQAELQPLFRTDFTREKWVITYGESEIELAVDQGTISAGELSEPLHEIELELKKGNQADLLALAAELAQIGGLRQGNLSKAARGYHLAQGNPPRELRPLLVLQPAAKSTVEQGMVAGLEMALDHWQYHEELWLRGEPAAKAMIIEALAMVRQSLAIFGGLVPRKASTELRAGLLALEPQLEPKNVDAEQLCYSSDYLKCKLALTSWLVTSGWRPFMDAKAQTKFEGSFKRFCDIMLSRSAADLKDAFGQHLDDDGYLAQLPRLNRQIMSFQLLSGFYPQSEWLPYIDGWFGLQQEIMHRQGHWRDTARKEALAQAAFWLNGAAS; encoded by the coding sequence ATGACCGTTGAAATAGAATTAAAATTTATTGCTACTCCTGCGGCCATTGCCGCTTTGCCCGAGCGGCTTACATCCTGGCGAAGCCAGCATTCTGCGCCGCAGACGCTGACCAATATCTATTTTGAAACTGCCGATAAGCGGCTGCGCCAACATGATATTGGCTTACGTATCCGTGGTTATGATGGCCGTTACGAAATGACGGTTAAGACCGGCGGTAAAGTGGTCGGTGGTTTACATCAACGCCCTGAATACAATGTTGATATTGATAGTGACCAATTGGATTTGGCGCGTTTCCCTGCCGATATCTGGCCGAACGGTTGGGTGATTGAGACATTACAAGCAGAACTACAGCCGCTATTCCGTACGGATTTTACTCGAGAGAAGTGGGTAATTACTTACGGCGAGAGCGAGATAGAGCTTGCTGTTGATCAAGGCACTATCAGTGCCGGTGAGCTGTCGGAACCCTTGCACGAAATTGAGCTGGAACTGAAAAAAGGCAATCAGGCAGATTTGCTGGCATTGGCCGCAGAACTGGCACAAATTGGCGGTTTACGGCAGGGCAATCTGAGTAAAGCAGCCCGTGGCTATCATTTAGCACAAGGCAATCCACCTCGTGAATTGCGCCCGTTACTGGTGTTGCAGCCAGCGGCCAAATCCACCGTTGAGCAAGGTATGGTCGCAGGGCTGGAGATGGCCCTGGACCATTGGCAATACCATGAAGAGCTGTGGTTACGTGGCGAACCGGCCGCTAAAGCTATGATCATTGAAGCATTGGCAATGGTGCGTCAGTCATTAGCTATTTTTGGTGGTTTGGTCCCGCGCAAAGCCAGTACTGAATTGCGTGCCGGGCTGCTGGCGCTTGAACCGCAGTTAGAACCGAAGAATGTCGATGCTGAGCAGCTTTGCTATAGCAGTGATTACCTAAAATGTAAGTTAGCGCTCACATCTTGGCTGGTTACCTCTGGCTGGCGGCCATTTATGGATGCCAAAGCACAGACCAAGTTTGAAGGGTCATTCAAACGCTTCTGCGACATCATGTTGAGCCGCAGCGCTGCTGATCTGAAAGACGCTTTTGGCCAGCATCTGGATGACGATGGTTATTTGGCGCAACTCCCTCGCTTGAACCGGCAGATCATGTCTTTCCAATTGCTCTCAGGCTTCTATCCGCAGAGTGAATGGTTGCCGTATATCGATGGCTGGTTTGGTTTACAGCAGGAGATTATGCACCGTCAGGGTCACTGGCGTGATACCGCCCGTAAGGAAGCGCTTGCGCAGGCAGCCTTTTGGTTGAACGGTGCTGCTAGTTAA